Below is a window of Nevskiales bacterium DNA.
TTCATCGACGGGGGCGGAACACCGGCACCTTGTGATTGCCCATGGTCGGCTCGAAGGTCACTTCCACCGGCATGTCGTGCCGCATGTCTTCGATCTTGACGCCGACCACGTTGGATACCATGCGGATGCCCTCTTCCAGCGCGATCACGGCGATGATCGGCGGCTCGCGGAAGCCGAACGGCGGCGGATGCCGCGGCACCGCCCAGGTATAGACCGTGCCGCGCCCGGACAGCGGCACCTCCTCGCGCGCGAGGCTGTGGCAGTGCGGACACATCGGCCGCGGCGGGAAGCGGAACCTGCCGCAGTCGCTGCACTTCTGGCCGATGAATTCCTCGCGGTCGGCCGCCGCCCAGAAGCTCTTGGCATCCGGCGTGACGATCGGCGCGATGCGCGTCGGCTTGGGCGCGGCCTCGGCCGCGGGTTCGGTGGGTTCGGACATGGTGACCTACATCGTTTGTGGCCCCTCCCCCTTGGTGGGCGAGGGTTGGGAGGGGTGACCTGCCCCGCCCCCTC
It encodes the following:
- a CDS encoding Zn-ribbon domain-containing OB-fold protein, whose translation is MSEPTEPAAEAAPKPTRIAPIVTPDAKSFWAAADREEFIGQKCSDCGRFRFPPRPMCPHCHSLAREEVPLSGRGTVYTWAVPRHPPPFGFREPPIIAVIALEEGIRMVSNVVGVKIEDMRHDMPVEVTFEPTMGNHKVPVFRPRR